A stretch of the Actinotalea sp. JY-7876 genome encodes the following:
- a CDS encoding alpha-glucuronidase translates to MTNPAWLPDRAFAWIGAQRVAVVGDGEVVQTVRDEVERAAARWGGALLRETAGAEVVLTTGHDGVGEEGFEVTREDDVVVVRAGGGPGLLYGLHHLVRHAAGGAPGPGFLGRHEPVEPIRMLDHWDNLSVHPVMGHVERGYAGDSIFWLDGRLRADLTRVREYARLLGATGVNRVSVNNVNVGRAEAHLLTDGLDDVAALAAIFRRHGIRTHLSVSFAAPVTVGGLATSDPLDDDVRAWWTRAAAAVWARIPDFGGFVVKADSEGQPGPFAYGRDHADGANLLARAVAPHGGTVFWRAFVYDHRQDWRDRSTDRARAAYDHFAPLDGRFDENVVLQVKYGPIDFQTREPISPVIAAVPRTRLAVELQITQEYTGQQRHVCWLGPQWSEVLGFRPWGAGTTVADLAAGHGPGGRGAGLVAVSNVGTDEFWTGHPLAQANLYAFGRLAWDPTLPAVDVLDEWIGLTFGDDPELRAALHDVMDGSWRTYEDYTAPLGVGFMVRPGHHYGPDVDGYEYTPWGTYHFADRDGIGVDRTRATGTGYTGQYPEPWRDVYESLTECPDELLLFFHHVPWTHVLHSGVGVAQHVYDTHFRGVEAVDAMAERWAGLEGVVPDDVFARVTERLAEQRRSAREWRDQLNTYVLRKSGVPDAHGRRIH, encoded by the coding sequence ATGACGAACCCCGCCTGGCTCCCGGACCGCGCCTTCGCCTGGATCGGCGCCCAGCGGGTCGCCGTCGTCGGTGACGGCGAGGTCGTCCAGACCGTCCGCGACGAGGTCGAGCGCGCGGCCGCCCGGTGGGGGGGCGCCCTGCTCCGCGAGACCGCGGGCGCCGAGGTCGTCCTGACGACCGGCCACGACGGCGTGGGCGAGGAGGGCTTCGAGGTCACGCGCGAGGACGACGTCGTCGTCGTGCGTGCGGGCGGCGGGCCGGGCCTGCTCTACGGGCTGCACCACCTGGTGCGGCACGCCGCCGGCGGCGCCCCAGGCCCGGGGTTCCTCGGGCGGCACGAGCCGGTCGAGCCGATCCGCATGCTCGACCACTGGGACAACCTGAGCGTGCACCCGGTCATGGGGCACGTCGAGCGCGGGTACGCGGGCGACTCGATCTTCTGGCTCGACGGCAGGCTGCGCGCGGACCTCACGCGGGTGCGCGAGTACGCGCGCCTGCTCGGCGCCACGGGCGTCAACCGGGTGAGCGTCAACAACGTCAACGTCGGCCGGGCCGAGGCGCACCTGCTCACCGACGGCCTGGACGACGTCGCGGCGCTCGCGGCGATCTTCCGGCGCCACGGCATCCGGACCCACCTGTCCGTCTCGTTCGCGGCCCCCGTGACTGTCGGCGGCCTGGCGACGTCGGACCCGCTCGACGACGACGTGCGCGCGTGGTGGACCCGCGCGGCCGCGGCCGTGTGGGCCCGCATCCCCGACTTCGGCGGCTTCGTCGTCAAGGCGGACTCCGAGGGGCAGCCCGGCCCGTTCGCGTACGGCCGCGACCACGCCGACGGCGCGAACCTGCTCGCGCGCGCGGTCGCACCGCACGGCGGCACCGTCTTCTGGCGCGCCTTCGTCTACGACCACCGCCAGGACTGGCGCGACCGCTCGACCGACCGCGCGCGGGCGGCGTACGACCACTTCGCGCCGCTCGACGGCCGGTTCGACGAGAACGTCGTGCTCCAGGTCAAGTACGGTCCGATCGACTTCCAGACGCGCGAGCCGATCTCCCCGGTCATCGCGGCCGTGCCGCGCACGCGCCTCGCGGTGGAGCTGCAGATCACGCAGGAGTACACGGGGCAGCAGCGGCACGTGTGCTGGCTGGGCCCGCAGTGGTCCGAGGTGCTCGGGTTCCGGCCCTGGGGCGCCGGCACGACCGTCGCGGACCTCGCGGCCGGGCACGGGCCGGGCGGGCGCGGCGCCGGCCTCGTGGCCGTCTCCAACGTCGGCACGGACGAGTTCTGGACCGGCCACCCCCTCGCACAGGCGAACCTCTACGCGTTCGGCCGCCTCGCGTGGGACCCGACGCTGCCCGCCGTCGACGTCCTCGACGAGTGGATCGGCCTCACGTTCGGCGACGACCCCGAGCTCCGGGCCGCCCTGCACGACGTCATGGACGGCTCGTGGCGCACCTACGAGGACTACACCGCACCGCTCGGCGTCGGCTTCATGGTGCGGCCCGGCCACCACTACGGGCCCGACGTCGACGGGTACGAGTACACGCCATGGGGCACCTACCACTTCGCGGACCGCGACGGCATCGGTGTCGACCGCACGCGCGCCACGGGCACCGGGTACACCGGTCAGTACCCGGAGCCGTGGCGCGACGTCTACGAGTCGCTGACCGAGTGCCCGGACGAGCTCCTGCTGTTCTTCCACCACGTCCCGTGGACGCACGTGCTGCACAGCGGCGTGGGCGTCGCCCAGCACGTCTACGACACTCACTTCCGTGGCGTCGAGGCCGTCGACGCGATGGCCGAGCGGTGGGCCGGGCTCGAGGGCGTCGTGCCCGACGACGTCTTCGCGCGCGTCACCGAGCGCCTGGCCGAGCAGCGGCGCAGCGCGCGCGAGTGGCGCGACCAGCTCAACACGTACGTCCTGCGCAAGTCCGGCGTCCCCGACGCCCACGGGCGCCGCATCCACTGA
- a CDS encoding VOC family protein yields MAMSFQVTVDCADPHALADWWAETLGWEVEPSDPDFIRSMVSQGHASEADTTTHRGVLVWRTGAAIGHPDGAGPAARMLFQLVPEGKTVKNRMHLDLRPGDGDADAVVARLLERGATFLHTGSEGPQSTWTTLADPEGNEFCVA; encoded by the coding sequence ATGGCGATGAGCTTCCAGGTGACGGTGGACTGCGCCGACCCGCACGCGCTCGCGGACTGGTGGGCGGAGACGCTCGGCTGGGAGGTCGAGCCGTCGGACCCGGACTTCATCCGGTCCATGGTGTCCCAGGGCCACGCGTCCGAGGCGGACACCACCACGCACCGGGGCGTCCTCGTCTGGCGCACCGGCGCCGCGATCGGCCACCCGGACGGCGCGGGTCCGGCGGCGCGGATGCTGTTCCAGCTCGTGCCCGAGGGCAAGACCGTCAAGAACCGCATGCACCTCGACCTGCGCCCCGGGGACGGGGACGCCGACGCCGTCGTCGCCCGCCTCCTCGAGCGGGGCGCGACCTTCCTGCACACGGGCTCGGAGGGGCCGCAGAGCACCTGGACGACCCTGGCGGACCCCGAGGGCAACGAGTTCTGCGTGGCCTGA
- a CDS encoding alpha/beta fold hydrolase, whose amino-acid sequence MALFDLPLDRLETYRPDVTEPEGLDAFWGATLDDARTHAVLADVRPVDTALQTVRTWDVTFTGAHGHPIRAWYSRPAGADGAALPAVVEYLGYGRGRSYPQERLAWASAGYAHLLMDTRGQGSQYGSGGHTADPVGSDPAAPGFVTRGILEPSTYYYVRLITDAVRAVDAVRALDGVDPERVAIVGNSQGGGLAAAVAGLVPDLVAAMVSSPFLCHVRRALGLTDADPYAEVVRFLAVHRGAEDQVLRTLDHVDGMHLARRARAATLFATGLRDTICPPSTAFATYNHWGALTGSEPDREIAVYPYNHHEGGEAAHADRQLRWLRARMPSPTL is encoded by the coding sequence GTGGCGCTGTTCGACCTGCCGCTCGACCGACTCGAGACGTACCGCCCGGACGTCACCGAGCCCGAAGGCCTCGACGCGTTCTGGGGCGCGACGCTCGACGACGCCCGCACGCACGCCGTGCTCGCGGACGTCCGACCGGTCGACACCGCGCTGCAGACCGTGCGGACCTGGGACGTGACGTTCACGGGCGCCCACGGGCACCCGATCCGCGCCTGGTACTCCCGCCCCGCCGGCGCCGACGGCGCCGCGCTGCCCGCCGTGGTCGAGTACCTCGGCTACGGCCGCGGACGCAGCTACCCGCAGGAGCGGCTGGCGTGGGCCTCGGCGGGGTACGCGCACCTGCTCATGGACACGCGGGGGCAGGGCAGCCAGTACGGCTCCGGCGGGCACACCGCCGACCCCGTCGGCTCGGATCCCGCGGCGCCCGGCTTCGTGACGCGGGGCATCCTGGAGCCGTCGACGTACTACTACGTCCGGCTCATCACCGACGCCGTGCGGGCGGTGGACGCGGTGCGCGCGCTCGACGGCGTCGACCCGGAGCGGGTCGCGATCGTGGGCAACAGCCAGGGCGGCGGGCTCGCGGCCGCGGTCGCCGGCCTCGTGCCGGACCTCGTCGCCGCCATGGTCAGCTCCCCGTTCCTCTGCCACGTGCGGCGCGCGCTCGGCCTCACCGACGCCGACCCCTACGCCGAGGTGGTCCGCTTCCTCGCCGTGCACCGCGGCGCGGAGGACCAGGTGCTCCGCACGCTCGACCACGTGGACGGCATGCACCTCGCCCGCCGCGCCCGGGCGGCGACCCTCTTCGCGACCGGGCTGCGGGACACGATCTGCCCGCCCTCGACCGCGTTCGCGACCTACAACCACTGGGGCGCGCTGACCGGATCGGAGCCGGACCGCGAGATCGCCGTCTACCCGTACAACCACCACGAGGGCGGCGAGGCGGCGCACGCCGACCGCCAGCTCCGCTGGCTGCGCGCTCGGATGCCGTCGCCCACCCTCTGA
- a CDS encoding ATP-binding protein — protein MRPRTTHDWTASVDVGHLALIRADPARYAPGGARHLVLEAVAYPLDEALAVGRGRCVVTLHADGSVSVADDGRGTDTRRGPDGAPVRKPVMATRDLRFFDAVEPPLLPDGHVRRGMSVVAALSTWLVHTNRRAEGTWTQRYERGVPVTDLVPGGTEDIGTGTGTGTGTGTGTGTGTTVRFRPDAALVGPSPVSAAELRAYPWPGPLVLEVTDLRHDAADPPPS, from the coding sequence ATGCGGCCCAGGACGACGCACGACTGGACGGCGAGCGTGGACGTGGGGCACCTGGCGCTCATCCGCGCCGACCCCGCGCGGTACGCGCCGGGCGGCGCACGCCACCTCGTGCTCGAGGCGGTCGCGTACCCGCTCGACGAGGCGCTCGCCGTCGGCCGCGGTAGGTGCGTGGTGACCCTGCACGCCGACGGGTCCGTGTCCGTCGCCGACGACGGCCGGGGCACCGACACGCGCCGTGGCCCGGACGGCGCGCCGGTCCGCAAGCCGGTCATGGCAACCCGCGACCTGCGGTTCTTCGACGCCGTCGAGCCGCCGCTCCTGCCCGACGGTCACGTCCGCCGCGGCATGTCCGTCGTGGCGGCACTGTCGACCTGGCTCGTCCACACGAACCGCCGCGCGGAGGGCACCTGGACCCAGCGGTACGAGCGCGGCGTCCCCGTCACCGACCTGGTCCCGGGTGGCACCGAGGACATCGGCACGGGCACGGGCACCGGCACCGGCACCGGCACCGGCACCGGCACCGGCACGACAGTGCGCTTCAGGCCCGACGCCGCACTCGTCGGCCCGTCCCCCGTCTCGGCGGCGGAGCTCAGGGCCTACCCCTGGCCCGGCCCGCTTGTGCTGGAGGTGACGGACCTGCGCCACGACGCGGCGGACCCACCGCCCTCCTAG
- a CDS encoding HNH endonuclease signature motif containing protein encodes MSSSGVVGSAAGAPRPGGAGGGREVAPQVGAWLWAVRHPVAAELAEAEPGVGLAERLAGLEPADVDEAGLVEAIAAWERVVSWAVAGQARVIAELSSRPRGARGEFLAEEVAVALSVTRHVAEDKVALAAGLERIPAAADALAGGRIDARRATVLCEELARLPQDVAQAVSSAVLPGAGSCTAPQLRSRLRRMELLRDPDGARRRHERACAERRVELAPAPDAMAWLGAYLPADEARAVHDALTAVAGDAAPQDGRTLDQRRADALVDVTTRWLDAGVHPDGTPLPTRQGRRPHLAVTASAAMLLGLTDEPGELAGYGPIPPEMARRIAARATWQPLLVDSWTGEPLARSTTRYAPTQDQRDAVVLRDRTCTFPGCRMPAARCDVDHVVAYDHGADEGGGGGGGGGADGGGGDGPNRDAKPQTRLDNLHALCRHHHRAKTHAGWTPVRADDGTTTWRAPTGRLHHRPPAHDPPVPPPRGDPPGGPSTVADPTPD; translated from the coding sequence ATGTCCAGTTCGGGGGTTGTCGGCAGCGCCGCTGGCGCGCCGCGTCCCGGTGGTGCCGGTGGTGGGCGTGAGGTCGCTCCCCAGGTCGGCGCGTGGCTGTGGGCCGTGCGTCACCCGGTGGCGGCGGAGCTGGCGGAGGCGGAGCCCGGTGTCGGCCTCGCGGAGCGGCTGGCGGGGTTGGAGCCCGCCGACGTCGACGAGGCGGGGCTGGTGGAGGCGATCGCGGCGTGGGAACGCGTGGTCTCGTGGGCGGTGGCCGGCCAGGCGCGGGTGATCGCGGAGCTGTCCTCGCGCCCGCGCGGCGCGCGCGGGGAGTTCCTGGCCGAGGAGGTCGCGGTCGCGCTGTCGGTGACGCGTCACGTCGCTGAGGACAAGGTCGCGCTGGCCGCGGGGCTGGAGCGCATCCCGGCGGCCGCGGACGCCCTGGCGGGCGGCCGGATCGATGCGCGGCGGGCGACGGTGCTGTGCGAGGAGCTCGCTCGCCTGCCGCAGGACGTGGCGCAGGCGGTGAGTTCGGCGGTGCTTCCCGGCGCCGGGTCGTGCACGGCGCCGCAGCTGCGGTCCAGGCTGCGCCGGATGGAGCTTCTCCGCGACCCCGACGGCGCACGCCGGCGCCACGAGCGGGCGTGCGCCGAGCGGCGGGTCGAGCTCGCGCCCGCGCCGGACGCCATGGCCTGGCTGGGCGCGTACCTGCCCGCCGACGAGGCTCGCGCGGTCCACGACGCCCTGACGGCGGTCGCCGGGGACGCGGCACCGCAGGACGGGCGCACCCTCGACCAGCGGCGTGCCGACGCCCTGGTGGACGTCACGACCCGGTGGCTCGACGCGGGCGTGCACCCCGACGGGACCCCGCTGCCGACCCGGCAGGGCCGTCGCCCGCACCTGGCGGTCACCGCGTCCGCCGCGATGCTGCTGGGCCTGACGGACGAGCCGGGCGAGCTCGCCGGGTACGGGCCCATCCCTCCGGAGATGGCCCGGCGGATCGCCGCCCGCGCGACCTGGCAGCCGCTGCTGGTGGACTCCTGGACCGGCGAGCCGCTGGCCCGCTCGACCACCCGCTACGCACCGACGCAGGACCAGCGCGACGCCGTGGTCCTGCGGGACCGCACCTGCACCTTCCCCGGGTGCCGCATGCCTGCCGCGCGCTGCGACGTCGACCACGTCGTCGCGTACGACCACGGCGCCGACGAGGGCGGCGGCGGAGGAGGCGGGGGCGGCGCCGACGGAGGCGGCGGCGACGGGCCGAACCGCGACGCGAAGCCCCAGACCCGCCTGGACAACCTCCACGCGCTGTGTCGTCACCACCACCGCGCCAAGACCCATGCCGGCTGGACGCCGGTTCGCGCCGACGACGGCACGACGACCTGGCGCGCGCCCACCGGGCGGCTCCATCACCGGCCGCCGGCGCACGATCCGCCCGTGCCACCACCGCGGGGAGACCCACCAGGTGGACCGTCGACGGTGGCCGACCCGACGCCCGACTGA
- a CDS encoding ATP-dependent Clp protease ATP-binding subunit, translating into MFERFTDRARRVVVLAQEEARMLNHNYIGTEHILLGLIHEGEGVAAKALESLGISLDAVRQQVQEIIGEGQQAPSGHIPFTPRAKKVLELSLREALQLGHNYIGTEHILLGLIREGEGVAAQVLNKLGADLNRVRQQVIQLLSGYQGKEPVSAGGPQEGQPSGSAVLDQFGRNLTQAAREGKLDPVIGRDKEIERVMQVLSRRTKNNPVLIGEPGVGKTAVVEGLAQDIVRGDVPETLKDKQLYTLDLGALVAGSRYRGDFEERLKKVLKEIRTRGDIILFIDEIHTLVGAGAAEGAIDAASILKPMLARGELQTIGATTLDEYRKHVEKDAALERRFQPIQVAEPTLSHAIEILKGLRDRYEAHHRVSITDGALVAAAQLADRYVNDRFLPDKAIDLIDEAGARLRIRRMTAPPELRELDDKIAEARRDKESAIDEQDFEKAARLRDVEKQLGLQRAEKEKAWKSGDLDTVAEVDEELIAEVLALATGIPVFKLTEEESSRLLHMEDELHKRVIGQEQAIKALAQAIRRTRAGLKDPKRPGGSFIFAGPTGVGKTELAKALAEFLFGDEDALIQLDMSEFSEKHTVSRLFGSPPGYVGYDEGGQLTEKVRRKPFSVVLFDEVEKAHADIFNSLLQILEDGRLTDSQGRVVDFKNTVIIMTTNLGTRDIAKGVQTGFQAGGDLSTSYERMKAKVGDELKQHFRPEFLNRVDDVVVFPQLSQDEIIKIVDLMIARLEKRLQDKDMGIELTPAAKKLLAEKGYDPVLGARPLRRAIQREIEDNLSEKILFGELRAGQTVVVDAQGEGLLGEFIFRGIGKEGAVQDDVEPVGVAVSSMPPLTTTDEDQAS; encoded by the coding sequence ATGTTCGAGAGATTCACGGACCGAGCCCGCCGTGTTGTCGTCCTCGCCCAGGAAGAGGCGCGGATGCTCAACCACAACTACATCGGGACCGAGCACATCCTGCTCGGCCTCATCCACGAGGGTGAGGGTGTCGCGGCCAAGGCGCTCGAGTCGCTCGGGATCTCGCTGGACGCCGTGCGTCAGCAGGTCCAGGAGATCATCGGCGAGGGCCAGCAGGCCCCGTCGGGTCACATCCCGTTCACGCCCCGCGCCAAGAAGGTGCTCGAGCTGTCCCTGCGCGAGGCGCTGCAGCTGGGCCACAACTACATCGGCACCGAGCACATCCTCCTCGGCCTGATCCGCGAGGGTGAGGGCGTCGCCGCCCAGGTGCTCAACAAGCTGGGCGCCGACCTCAACCGCGTGCGCCAGCAGGTCATCCAGCTGCTCTCCGGCTACCAGGGCAAGGAGCCGGTCTCGGCCGGCGGCCCGCAGGAGGGCCAGCCGTCCGGCTCGGCCGTGCTCGACCAGTTCGGGCGCAACCTGACCCAGGCGGCGCGCGAGGGCAAGCTCGACCCGGTCATCGGCCGGGACAAGGAGATCGAGCGGGTCATGCAGGTGCTGTCCCGCCGCACCAAGAACAACCCGGTGCTGATCGGCGAGCCCGGCGTCGGCAAGACGGCCGTCGTCGAGGGCCTCGCCCAGGACATCGTGCGCGGTGACGTCCCCGAGACGCTCAAGGACAAGCAGCTCTACACGCTCGACCTCGGCGCGCTCGTGGCCGGCTCGCGCTACCGCGGCGACTTCGAGGAGCGCCTGAAGAAGGTCCTCAAGGAGATCCGCACGCGCGGCGACATCATCCTGTTCATCGACGAGATCCACACGCTCGTCGGTGCGGGTGCCGCCGAGGGCGCGATCGACGCCGCGAGCATCCTCAAGCCGATGCTGGCGCGCGGGGAGCTGCAGACGATCGGCGCGACGACGCTCGACGAGTACCGCAAGCACGTCGAGAAGGACGCCGCGCTCGAGCGCCGCTTCCAGCCGATCCAGGTCGCGGAGCCGACGCTGTCGCACGCGATCGAGATCCTCAAGGGCCTGCGGGACCGCTACGAGGCGCACCACCGGGTGTCCATCACCGACGGCGCGCTGGTCGCGGCCGCGCAGCTCGCGGACCGCTACGTCAACGACCGCTTCCTGCCCGACAAGGCGATCGACCTCATCGACGAGGCGGGCGCGCGCCTGCGCATCCGCCGGATGACGGCACCGCCGGAGCTGCGCGAGCTCGACGACAAGATCGCCGAGGCGCGTCGCGACAAGGAGTCGGCGATCGACGAGCAGGACTTCGAGAAGGCCGCGCGCCTGCGCGACGTCGAGAAGCAGCTCGGGCTCCAGCGGGCCGAGAAGGAGAAGGCCTGGAAGTCGGGCGACCTCGACACGGTCGCGGAGGTCGACGAGGAGCTCATCGCCGAGGTGCTGGCGCTGGCCACCGGGATCCCGGTGTTCAAGCTCACCGAGGAGGAGTCGAGCCGGCTGCTCCACATGGAGGACGAGCTGCACAAGCGGGTCATCGGCCAGGAGCAGGCCATCAAGGCCCTCGCCCAGGCGATCCGCCGCACGCGTGCCGGGCTCAAGGACCCGAAGCGTCCGGGCGGTTCCTTCATCTTCGCCGGCCCCACGGGTGTCGGGAAGACGGAGCTCGCCAAGGCGCTCGCCGAGTTCCTCTTCGGCGACGAGGACGCGCTGATCCAGCTCGACATGTCCGAGTTCTCGGAGAAGCACACGGTCTCGCGGCTGTTCGGCTCGCCCCCCGGCTACGTCGGGTACGACGAGGGCGGTCAGCTCACGGAGAAGGTGCGTCGCAAGCCGTTCTCGGTGGTCCTCTTCGACGAGGTCGAGAAGGCCCACGCGGACATCTTCAACTCGCTGCTGCAGATCCTCGAGGACGGTCGCCTGACCGACTCGCAGGGCCGGGTGGTCGACTTCAAGAACACTGTGATCATCATGACCACGAACCTCGGCACGCGTGACATCGCCAAGGGCGTCCAGACCGGCTTCCAGGCCGGCGGCGACCTGTCGACGTCGTACGAGCGGATGAAGGCGAAGGTCGGGGACGAGCTCAAGCAGCACTTCCGGCCCGAGTTCCTCAACCGCGTCGACGACGTGGTCGTGTTCCCGCAGCTGTCGCAGGACGAGATCATCAAGATCGTCGACCTGATGATCGCCCGGCTCGAGAAGCGGCTCCAGGACAAGGACATGGGCATCGAGCTCACGCCCGCGGCCAAGAAGCTGCTGGCCGAGAAGGGCTACGACCCCGTCCTGGGTGCCCGGCCGCTGCGCCGCGCGATCCAGCGCGAGATCGAGGACAACCTCTCGGAGAAGATCCTCTTCGGCGAGCTGCGCGCGGGGCAGACCGTGGTCGTGGACGCGCAGGGGGAGGGCCTGCTCGGGGAGTTCATCTTCCGCGGGATCGGCAAGGAGGGCGCCGTCCAGGACGACGTCGAGCCCGTCGGGGTCGCCGTCTCCTCGATGCCGCCGCTGACGACGACGGACGAGGATCAGGCCTCCTGA
- a CDS encoding alpha/beta fold hydrolase, with product MTGSVTSPPAPYASPSWRRRLRRTRRRATAAAQLAAVRAHLRALERVAPAAADRRALDLWCTLPAVPRRQDGRPAGGVVHRVPVPRGGTVAVETWGEGPTVVLVHGWGGWRGQLGAFVAPLVDAGHRVIAVDAPGHGDSDPGYLGPRRGTVMEFVEALEATLERFGPATGLVGHSMGCTVVGQVLAAGATPERVALVAPNHGFEDVVAMFTGLLRLGGRTADHLRASLEEVAGRPMAGFDLAPLGERGVTPPTLVVHDRDDRETPYRVAVELAARWPDTRLVTTQGLGHHRVLASPVTVDAVVAHLVERGPGPGVTPAANTEASGETRR from the coding sequence ATGACCGGGTCCGTCACGTCCCCTCCCGCCCCGTACGCGTCGCCCTCGTGGCGGCGGCGGTTGCGTCGGACCCGTCGCCGGGCGACGGCGGCGGCGCAGCTCGCCGCGGTCCGCGCGCACCTGCGCGCCCTCGAGCGCGTCGCACCCGCGGCGGCCGATCGCCGCGCGCTCGACCTGTGGTGCACGCTGCCGGCCGTGCCGCGCCGGCAGGACGGGCGACCCGCGGGCGGCGTCGTGCACCGCGTCCCGGTCCCGCGCGGCGGCACCGTCGCGGTCGAGACCTGGGGCGAGGGGCCGACGGTCGTGCTCGTGCACGGCTGGGGCGGGTGGCGAGGTCAGCTCGGTGCGTTCGTCGCGCCGCTGGTCGACGCCGGTCACCGCGTCATCGCCGTCGACGCGCCCGGCCACGGGGACAGCGACCCCGGGTACCTCGGCCCCCGCCGCGGGACGGTGATGGAGTTCGTCGAGGCGCTCGAGGCGACCCTCGAGCGGTTCGGGCCCGCCACCGGGCTGGTGGGGCACTCGATGGGGTGCACGGTGGTGGGCCAGGTGCTCGCGGCCGGGGCGACCCCCGAGCGGGTCGCGCTCGTCGCTCCCAACCACGGGTTCGAGGACGTCGTCGCGATGTTCACCGGGCTGCTGCGGCTGGGCGGGCGCACGGCCGACCACCTGCGCGCGTCGCTGGAGGAGGTCGCGGGCCGGCCGATGGCGGGCTTCGACCTCGCGCCCCTGGGGGAGCGCGGCGTCACGCCGCCGACGCTCGTGGTCCACGACCGCGACGACCGCGAGACGCCGTACCGGGTGGCGGTCGAGCTCGCGGCGCGGTGGCCGGACACGCGGCTCGTGACCACCCAGGGTCTCGGCCACCACCGCGTGCTCGCCTCGCCGGTGACGGTCGACGCCGTCGTCGCCCACCTCGTGGAGCGCGGCCCGGGCCCCGGCGTCACGCCTGCGGCGAACACGGAAGCCTCGGGCGAGACCCGCCGTTAG
- a CDS encoding TetR/AcrR family transcriptional regulator yields MGRGEHTRDVILRQAVALAYRVGLEGLTIGALATEVEMSKSGMYAHFGSKQALQLAVLDAAAADFARAVVVPALREPRGEPRLRALVAAWIACGRERRPGGCLFVKASTELDERPGPVRDRLVEHHRELDASLARIVRGGVADGRFRPDADAEQFASDLYAVMLGFYHRHRLLADPRAEARTARAVDTLLAAIRNPGEVTA; encoded by the coding sequence ATGGGACGGGGCGAGCACACACGGGACGTCATCCTGCGGCAGGCGGTCGCGCTCGCCTACCGCGTCGGGCTCGAGGGCTTGACCATCGGGGCGCTCGCCACCGAGGTGGAGATGTCCAAGAGCGGGATGTACGCGCACTTCGGCTCCAAGCAGGCCCTGCAGCTCGCCGTGCTCGACGCCGCCGCGGCGGACTTCGCGCGAGCCGTCGTCGTGCCCGCGCTCCGGGAGCCCCGGGGAGAGCCGCGCCTGCGGGCGCTCGTCGCGGCCTGGATCGCGTGCGGGCGTGAGCGCCGCCCGGGCGGCTGCCTCTTCGTCAAGGCGAGCACCGAGCTGGACGAGCGGCCGGGTCCGGTCCGGGACCGGCTCGTGGAACACCACCGGGAGCTCGACGCCTCGCTCGCCCGCATCGTGCGCGGCGGTGTCGCGGACGGCCGGTTCCGCCCCGACGCCGACGCCGAGCAGTTCGCGTCCGACCTCTACGCCGTGATGCTCGGGTTCTACCACCGCCACCGGTTGCTGGCCGACCCGCGCGCCGAGGCGCGCACGGCACGCGCCGTCGACACCCTGCTGGCCGCGATCCGGAACCCGGGCGAGGTGACCGCATGA